The genome window TCAGGGATTGAAACGCCTGTACCTGCTGTCGCAAAAGCAGAACCCGCAGTTATAATAACCATTAATCCCTATCAGGGATTGAAACTTTGCCCTTGGTAACGGTTTCCCGTCCGTTGAAGTTATAATAACCATTAATCCCTATCAGGGATTGAAACATTGTTGTATTCCCAGTCAACGATATGTTTTTGATTAGAAGTTATAATAACCATTAATCCCTATCAGGGATTGAAACAACTTAATGTGGGTAATAGGCTTTTCAAATCTACAGTTATAATAACCATTAATCCCTATCAGGGATTGAAACAAGTATTGAGTGACCGCAAATAACGTGATTATAGGTTATAATAACCATTAATCCCTATCAGGGATTGAAACCAAGCAATTTCGGGTGATCCCAGAAAGGTGAAACTGTTATAATAACCATTAATCCCTATCAGGGATTGAAACTTCCTCAAAACCTTTAGAATCAACGCTTTTAAGTAATCCGTTATAATAACCATTAATCCCTATCAGGGATTGAAACTTAGATAAACTGGCTACGGATTGAAGAGCGTACTCGTTATAATAACCATTAATCCCTATCAGGGATTGAAACGCAAATATTAGAAAGTGGGCTATAAACCGATTGTCGAGTTATAATAACCATTAATCCCTATCAGGGATTGAAACCAGATTAATTTGTAGTACGCAAAGCAATACAACAAAAATTATAATAACCATTAATTGTATCAGTCAATAGGGACTCTTGCAATCGGGAATGGGGAATGGGGAATGGTTAAGAGTCAACACCCCTCTTTTCCACTGATCTGTTTAAGAATGTTGTGAATCATTTAATATAGTGAAATCCTGTAATAATTTATGTTTGGTTTAATGATTCATCAACAACGCTTTTCCCGATTGTTATTGAGTTTACTGATAACTTTTTCCTTGAATCCTTTCCTGTTAGTGTCTGTCGCTCGTTCTCAAACTTTAGCTTATTGTAAATTATCTGCCCAAGCGATCGCTCAAAAAGAAAGTTTACGACAAACCGCATTAACCGGAGATGCCCAGGCTATTCAAAACTATAATACCATTATAATTCAACACGCTCAACAAGTCAATCAATGTCGTCAACGAATTAACCCCAAAACTCAAGCGATATGGTTAAGATTATATCCCTGTGATGCTCGACCCGGAGAAATTGAGCGGATTTTAGATAATATTATTAATAAAGGATATAATAAAGTTTATTTAGAAGTATTTTATGATGGTCAAGTGTTGTTACCTGCTAGTAAAAATCCCACGGCTTGGCCATCAGCAATGCGATCGTCAGGAATGGAAAACCGCGATTTATTAGCAGAAACCATCCAAAAAGGAAGACAACGAGGATTAAAAATTTATGCTTGGATGTTTATGTTAAATTATGGTTATACTTATACTTTAAAACCCGATAAAAATTCAGTTTTAGCCCGCAATGGTAAAGGAGAAACAACAACAACAGCAGTGATTGACCAAACTAAAATCGACGAATATGGCGAAAGTTTTGTCAATCAAGGGTTTGTTGACCCCTATCATCCCACGGCTAGACAAGATTATTTAACCTTATTAAATACTATTTTACAACGTCGTCCCGATGGTGTTTTATTTGATTATGTTCGCTATCCCAAAGGGTTAGGAGGAGAATCCGTTGCGACCAAAGTTAAAGATTTATGGATTTATGGAGAAGCATCTCAACAAGCCTTTTTAAATCGAGCCAGTAGTCAAAAAGGCAAAGACTTAATG of Planktothrix sp. FACHB-1365 contains these proteins:
- a CDS encoding family 10 glycosylhydrolase; the protein is MFGLMIHQQRFSRLLLSLLITFSLNPFLLVSVARSQTLAYCKLSAQAIAQKESLRQTALTGDAQAIQNYNTIIIQHAQQVNQCRQRINPKTQAIWLRLYPCDARPGEIERILDNIINKGYNKVYLEVFYDGQVLLPASKNPTAWPSAMRSSGMENRDLLAETIQKGRQRGLKIYAWMFMLNYGYTYTLKPDKNSVLARNGKGETTTTAVIDQTKIDEYGESFVNQGFVDPYHPTARQDYLTLLNTILQRRPDGVLFDYVRYPKGLGGESVATKVKDLWIYGEASQQAFLNRASSQKGKDLMQRFIQQGFITENDVKAVTEKYPDEKDKPYWPDEKQWKTLASVPKLGETLQLQLWRLSVAHARQGVLDFLATVTQPVQSQGIPAGAVFFPEGNRKIGGMGFDSRMQPWDQFSPSIEWHPMSYAVCGQVNCITAQVQQVIQQAPPGTQVIPALAGDWGKSIKNRPSLEQQMVNISTIIPQINAFSHYGYDWQNLEETRQRKFCKQ